CTACTCCGGCTACGGCACCACCATCGGTTCCACCCGCGAGCATAATCATATCCGGGTGAAGATTCTGAATTGCCAGCATTTGTTCTACAGCCTGAAGGTTATCATCGATGGAAATCATTTTCAAGATGACTCCCCCCGCGTTACTTGCTGTGTTTTCGGCTATTCTACCGGTCTCAACGGAAGTGAGACCGAAAACAATCATCTGCAGGCCGCCCCCGGCAGAACTTGTTGAAAGGTAGGGAACCGAAGGCATACCGGTGCCACGCGAAAGGTTTTCTCCGGTTAAGGATTCCAGCTTATTGATTGCCCTGGCAACTCCAACGCAAACGTCTTCAAAGGGTTTTTCCACTGTAGTTGGAACATCAGCGCTATTAACGAACCGAAGACTGTTATCATCGGTTCTTTGCAGAAGAAGCGCCTTTGTTGTTGTACTTCCCACATCTGTGATGATAAGCATACCGGTTTTGCGTCTGCCTTCAGTGAAATCCACAGAATCCTGATAATTCTCCATTTACATACTGCCTTTCATCGAAAGTATAGGTACTACATAAATATTTCAGGGAAGTTCAATTTGTCAAATAGCGATGGATTAAAATGAAAGTGAAGCAGATGAAATGTTCGGTCTATTTACTGAAAAACACCAAATATAGTATCCTCAAGTCAAATGTTATTTATAGCACTAATGTATATATCTTTTACATATAACAGGTCATACAAGTTGAAGAAGTATGGTACGTCCCCGGTTGTTCTTGGCTTTGAGGGTATCTATATTCATCGAATATGTAACGTACATACTAATATCATACAACCCTCCAGGGAGGAATCAGATGGCTATAATTATCGATGGAACCGGTCTCACAGTTGAAAAACTCATCAGAATTGCGCGTCACGGAGAGAAAGTTGAGCTTTCTCCCGCGGCTGAAGAAAGAATCAGGTTCTGCCGGGGCATGATAACCAGAAAACTTGAAAAGAACGAAATCATGTACGGTGTGAATACAGGTATTGGCGAATTCTCTGAAACCCTTCTAAACGATGAAGAAGTAAAGCTGTTCCAGAAGTATCTCGTATACAACCACGCTGCCGGAATCGGTGATCCCGCCCCTCTTGAGTATGTCCGTGGAGCAATGGCTTCAAGGATAAATGTTCACGCAAAGGGACATTCCGCGATGAGGCTTGAAATAACTCAGATGCTTGTGAATATGTTGAACAAGGGTGTCACACCCTTCGTTTGCCAGAAGGGTTCCGTTGGAGCCTGTGGTGATCTCGCGCCCATGTCGCAGATTGCTCTTGTTGTCATAGGTGAAGGTGAAGCTTTCTACAACGGCGAGCTCCTCCCCGGAGGAGAGGCATTGAAAAGGGCGGGACTCTCGCCCGAGATATTCCATGCTCGGGACGGCCTTGCAACCATAAACGGTTCAAATGTTTTAAACGCTATGAATACAATCCATCTTTACGATATGAACCGCTGGTTGAAGCAGGCTGAAATTGCCGCTGCCATGAGCCTTGAAGCCCTGATGGCCAATTTCAAGCCATACAACGAAAAACTGCATAAAGCCAGGGGTTTCTCAGGTGCCGTACGGACTGCAAATGCACTTATGAAATGCATTGCGGGAAGTGATCTCCTGAAAGGTGGCAAGAAGAAGGTTCAGGACGCGTACTCCATGAGAAGCACTCCCCAGGTCATAGGAGCGGCACACGATGCACTTGCATACGCAAGGAGTCAGGTTGAGATCGAACTGAACGGAGTTGGAGACAATCCAATATTCTTCCCTGAAGAAGATCTGGTTCTGACAGGAGCCAATTTCCAGGGAACACCCGTATCACTTCCGATGGATATGATGGGCGCGGCTATTACTATGGTTTCGGTAATGTCCGAGAGAAGGCTCAATAGAATACTTAACCCTGCTCTTTCTGTCGGGCTTACACCGTTCCTTGCTGAAAAGCCGGGCCTTTACAGCGGCCATATGCTGAGCCAGTACACTGCCGGAATGCTTATAGTTGAACAGCGAGCCCTCTCCGCCCCTTCTGCTTGCGCATCCATCCCGGCGGCCGCGGACCAGGAGGATTTCGTAAGTATGGGCATGAATACCGCCATCCAGAATCATCAGATTCTTGAAAACGCATACGGAATTCTGGGGATTGAACTCATCGCAGCGGCTGATGGTCTCGATCAGAGGGATTACAAGCCCGGAAAGGGTACCCGGGCCGCATACGATATCATAAGAAAGCACATCGATCATCTTGGAGAAGATAGACCACTTTATCCTGATCATACAAAAATGGCCGAAGTTGTCAGATCCTGCGAAATGCTTGAAGCCGTTGAAGCCGAAGTCGGATCACTGGAATAGGAGATAACTATGAACCGCCTGATCATTGCGCTGATAATCGCTGTTGTATGGACATCCATTGGAATTGCAGTTCCGGAGGGTATCCCCATACAGTATATGGATTCCAAGAACCGCATTCCCATGTCCACCTCCGAGCGAATCCAGCTTTCAAGGGCAAGGGGACCCTATAGTAGAACGTTAGCTGCTGAAACCTTCGGAGCGAAAGGACTGACAGTCGTTCTACTTGTTGAAGAGGGAATCAGCGCAGGTATCAACTCGGCATTATCGACATTTCAGTCGGATCTGGAAATCGATGGTTACGATGTAAAAACATGGCTGATCTCAGGCGGCAGCGCAGAAGATATAAGGAACGATCTGATAACCGAATATGCAGGTGGAGTACTTGCCGGAGCTATATGCATAGGGGACATACCCACCGGTTGGATGGATTCAGGGTACGGTGAATATCCGGTTGATGTTTTTCTGATGGATATGAACGGTACATGGAACGATCCTGACGCAGATGGACTTTACGAATCTTACAGCAGCGGAGGACCGGAAATCTGGGTTGGAAGGCTTACTCCCACCTACCTCTCATTCGGTGGAACTGTGAACCTTCTGAACGATTACTTCGCAAAGAACCATGCGTACAGAACCGGTGCCCTGTCCCTTCCGGACAGAGCTCTCGCGTACGAGGAAGCATTCACCGGACTTACGGGATCTCTTGATGATCTTTATACAACGGTTGTAAGAAAAACCAGTCCAACCGGCACGAATGCTGATGATTTCAGGGCGGAGCTTCTAAACGGTTACGAGTGGGTACATCTCATCTCTCACTCCAGCCCCTGGGGAAGCAGTTTTCACACGGGTGCACCGCCGGAGGGAGCAGGTACACTTAACGGCTTTGAAGTTCCTCCTCTTGATCCCCACGCGTTCTTCTACGTTCTTAACTGCTGTTCGAACGGTCGATGGACCGAAGTAGACAATCTGGCCAACAGTTACATCTGGTGTGATTCGTACGGTCTTGCAGTACTTGCCCAGGCTAAAGTGGATTATACCAATGATTTCCAGGAGTACTACCAGTCACTGGCTTCCGGGAACTGCCTGGGCATTGCCTTCAGAACATGGCTGGCATCGAATATGTACAATGAGGACGGAGCCGTTCTCCTGGGGGATCCCACTTTAAAACCGAGAACGGGAACCACCAACTTCATATCCATCGGTGGCACAGGTTCAGGAACATCCGGTTCGGATAATTGGCTTTCCTATGACCTGACAGACGGCCTTCATACTCAGGGAAGGGTGGACACATATTACGATCCTTCTTCCGGAAACCTTTTTGCCGTCTGTGGTTCTTCCGATCCTGTACGGGCCAATATTCTTGCTACCCATTCTGATGGTGATACATGGGTTCAACCCATCGCCGTGTGCGACCATGAATACTGGGACTGGCATCCCACAGTTGGAGGTGATGGCCTGGGGAATGTCTGGACAGCATGGCAGAGCATGCAGAATAATCACGAGGGTTACGATATATATGTGTCCAAATGGAACGGATCCTCGTGGGTTAACGAAACGATTTTAACCGATGGTGATCCCTTCGAAGTAGAACCCGCGATGGATGGAGGCAACGGTCATACGTGGCTGGTCTGGCAGAAATGGCAGAACGCCTCAACGGATATAGAGGGAGTTTTCTGGACAGGTTCCGCCTGGTCATCGATTTATACTTTATCAGCTGAGAACGGTGAAGAGCGCTACCCTGATGTTGCCTTTGGGGGGAACGGATTTGGCCTTGTCTACCATGCAAGACGCAACGGTAACTGGGTTATTTGCTTCCGTGACGCACCGGACACCGGACCATTCGGTGCTGAGACAGTTATCTCATCAAGTACCGAAAACAGCCGGTACGCCTGTATTACCAGTGATGGAAGCGAGTACTGGGTGGCATGGCAGGATGATAACGGAGCAATTCTTTGTTCCCACGGAGGCGGAAGCGGATGGATCGCGCCTGAAACGGTTTCATCTTCGGGCGGATGCGCACGGCCATCAATAACTTCATCTTCTGCAGGCATAATCACAGCCATGTGGAGTTGCGGAAGCAGCGAACTGCATTGCAATACTTCTATTGGCGGAGCCTGGCAGGGATACTACGTCGCGGTAACTGAAGATGCGGTTAATGACGCTTCTCTGGGATGGTCTGATGGAAAACTCTGGGCAGTGTACGGAAGAAGGGATACCGATCTTCAATGGGATCTGTGGGCCTGTACTCCTGATCCTGTAGGAATTGCCGGACATTCTTCTTCAACCACGGCACAGATATCCGTTTCCGTCAATGGTCGGAATCCATTCAGCGGCCCGGTTGTTCTGAGGATATCCGGTCCGTCTGCGGGCAACCTGAGAATTTACGATCTGAGCGGAAGAACCGTTCTTGAAAGGCAGGTTGAATCGGGGCTGTTTACATGGGCGGGAACCTCGGACAATGGAATTCCCGTACCTTCGGGCGTTTATTTCGCGGTTGTAACGGACGGCAGCAGTATGGAAAGCTGCAGGATGGTGAGAATATAAACCGGGAATCCGATAGTTGAATTCCCGATTATATTCCAGAGTCTGCTTATTTCATCATCATAAGCAGGCCAGCACGTAGGGCTGTTACCTGACGAGTATCATTTCCCTTGTTGAAACGGAATATCCGGTTTCAAGCCGGTAAAGGTAAACGCCCGGCGAAACGGCAACACCGGAGGAATTCCTGCCATCCCATATCACTGAATGATCTCCGGAACACTGAACCTCATTCAACGAAGAGGAAGGCTATTATCAAACTCCTGCCGATAACACTGTTTCTATTCGTATCAATCGCCCTGACTGATTCCATAGATCCACCTGATATCCACTCCCAGACCCTGGCTGAATACATCAACGCCTCAGCAGACCCCATCGCTGAGATGAGACTCAGACAGAGCTGCTATATCGACTCACTGAGAAGTGAACTCAACAGCCTCGCCACAGAGCTTGAATATTTCCTGGTAAATACCGAGGCCCAGGCACAACTGTTCAGAGATAGCCATGAAGCCTTCCTCCTCTCAACGGACCTCTGGGCATCCTTCACAGAGGAAATCCAGTGGTACAACTTGACAACCGGAGAGCCTGACTTCGGCAGCGGTCTCGATGGCACCTTCATAATCATCACAGCTTCACTGCTTTGGGAAAAAATCCTCGACTACAGACAGTTACTCCAATCAATTGAAGAGTACGGTGTCGCCGGCATCCCCAACTGCCGGAACAGCAGTACTATCGGCGGGGAGTAGAACTATCCCGTATTGCTCTGGATTCACAGATCAGCATTAACCATGGAGGATGTAAATGGGTTTGCGATTAAATTTAGTGATTCTTTGTCTGGCAGGCTATTCGTATGCTTCCTGGCTCTGTCCGGTTTACAGAGCGGACAGCAGCGGTCATGTCGAAGGGATATCATCCGAAAACCATGCAGTGCTGAAATCATGGTATGTAACAATCCAACCAGTACTCATTGAAAACGTATCTATGCGCGACTATGCTACCTGGGATTATACAATCTGCGAAACCCTTGTACTCATTCCACCTGTTTCAGGGAGTGACATTTTCATATGTCTTGATCTGGGAGTATGTCCGGAGCTGATAAGGGAACTGGAATTCTTATGGATCAACGGAGTTTTGATGGAGCCCCGAAGCATGCTTGGGGGTTTCCCCGTCGATAGGAATATTCTTGATGATGCAACTGAATCGAACTTTATATCAACCGATTCCGACTTTCACATACACAGGTACGAGAGAGCAAGCGGAGCAATTACCAGACACGAATTACGCTCTGTCGAAGAATACAGATCACGCTTCGAATCAGATGAAGAGTTCTGGAGCGCTGTACCGGAAACCCGTCGGTTCTATGCGGATGTGTGGGAAATTCCATGTAAGGGCGAAGAAGAGATCGTGGTTCAGGTGGTATATACTGTTCTCGGGTGGACACATATCACCGGGTTTGAACCATTGCGGTTCTCTCTGTGCCAGCCACTTCTATGGAACGGTCCGCTGGGCGAGGGGCGAATAGTATTTGAGCGTCCTCATCAGAATGATCCTGAAATGTGGCTTGTTGAGTTCGATGGAAAAGAACTACTTGCGGAAGATACGTTCTGCTACGAAGTGGAAGTAAGTGATTTCAGTATTGAGGCCATACCTTTCCTTCTTGTCGAACCTGATTTGGTGGTCCCGACGGAATAACGAAAAGAACAGGCTTCTCCGCTGTCACTTAAAACCGCTGCTTCCGAAGGAAATCTGGGATGTTGATGCTCTCAAA
This is a stretch of genomic DNA from Candidatus Aegiribacteria sp.. It encodes these proteins:
- a CDS encoding T9SS type A sorting domain-containing protein, which encodes MNRLIIALIIAVVWTSIGIAVPEGIPIQYMDSKNRIPMSTSERIQLSRARGPYSRTLAAETFGAKGLTVVLLVEEGISAGINSALSTFQSDLEIDGYDVKTWLISGGSAEDIRNDLITEYAGGVLAGAICIGDIPTGWMDSGYGEYPVDVFLMDMNGTWNDPDADGLYESYSSGGPEIWVGRLTPTYLSFGGTVNLLNDYFAKNHAYRTGALSLPDRALAYEEAFTGLTGSLDDLYTTVVRKTSPTGTNADDFRAELLNGYEWVHLISHSSPWGSSFHTGAPPEGAGTLNGFEVPPLDPHAFFYVLNCCSNGRWTEVDNLANSYIWCDSYGLAVLAQAKVDYTNDFQEYYQSLASGNCLGIAFRTWLASNMYNEDGAVLLGDPTLKPRTGTTNFISIGGTGSGTSGSDNWLSYDLTDGLHTQGRVDTYYDPSSGNLFAVCGSSDPVRANILATHSDGDTWVQPIAVCDHEYWDWHPTVGGDGLGNVWTAWQSMQNNHEGYDIYVSKWNGSSWVNETILTDGDPFEVEPAMDGGNGHTWLVWQKWQNASTDIEGVFWTGSAWSSIYTLSAENGEERYPDVAFGGNGFGLVYHARRNGNWVICFRDAPDTGPFGAETVISSSTENSRYACITSDGSEYWVAWQDDNGAILCSHGGGSGWIAPETVSSSGGCARPSITSSSAGIITAMWSCGSSELHCNTSIGGAWQGYYVAVTEDAVNDASLGWSDGKLWAVYGRRDTDLQWDLWACTPDPVGIAGHSSSTTAQISVSVNGRNPFSGPVVLRISGPSAGNLRIYDLSGRTVLERQVESGLFTWAGTSDNGIPVPSGVYFAVVTDGSSMESCRMVRI
- a CDS encoding aromatic amino acid ammonia-lyase produces the protein MAIIIDGTGLTVEKLIRIARHGEKVELSPAAEERIRFCRGMITRKLEKNEIMYGVNTGIGEFSETLLNDEEVKLFQKYLVYNHAAGIGDPAPLEYVRGAMASRINVHAKGHSAMRLEITQMLVNMLNKGVTPFVCQKGSVGACGDLAPMSQIALVVIGEGEAFYNGELLPGGEALKRAGLSPEIFHARDGLATINGSNVLNAMNTIHLYDMNRWLKQAEIAAAMSLEALMANFKPYNEKLHKARGFSGAVRTANALMKCIAGSDLLKGGKKKVQDAYSMRSTPQVIGAAHDALAYARSQVEIELNGVGDNPIFFPEEDLVLTGANFQGTPVSLPMDMMGAAITMVSVMSERRLNRILNPALSVGLTPFLAEKPGLYSGHMLSQYTAGMLIVEQRALSAPSACASIPAAADQEDFVSMGMNTAIQNHQILENAYGILGIELIAAADGLDQRDYKPGKGTRAAYDIIRKHIDHLGEDRPLYPDHTKMAEVVRSCEMLEAVEAEVGSLE